A stretch of the Asticcacaulis sp. ZE23SCel15 genome encodes the following:
- a CDS encoding homoserine kinase: MAVFTPVSLEEARAYLSQYDIGDLIHLEGIEEGVSNTNFKVETTTGLYALTLFEAATPIDDLPYFMDYTLHLDRKGYPAPGPAIMTSGETIGEVSGRKAALIKWLPGRWPRNPDTRHAASAGEYLAKLHKVGADFAQTRENSMGISAWPHLIARCEPKAGQSARAMAILEDFRQELEFLNGAWPKPGVLESGAIHADYFTDNVLMDDDGNVTGVIDYYYACTDFYAYDLAVSLNAWGFTPGGQAMPEMISAFAKAYHAERPLSDAEVEALPLFARGSAVRFTLTRLYDLLNHDPSWVVKPKDPEAFYRRLDYHRAVKDGWVYFV, from the coding sequence ATGGCCGTCTTTACGCCCGTATCTTTGGAAGAGGCCAGAGCCTATCTCAGCCAGTATGATATCGGCGACCTGATCCACCTTGAAGGGATCGAAGAGGGGGTGTCCAACACCAATTTCAAGGTCGAAACGACGACGGGTCTTTATGCCCTGACGCTGTTTGAGGCGGCGACGCCGATTGATGACCTGCCCTATTTCATGGACTATACCCTGCATCTGGATCGCAAGGGCTATCCGGCGCCGGGGCCTGCGATCATGACATCCGGTGAGACCATTGGCGAGGTTTCGGGCCGTAAGGCGGCGCTGATCAAATGGCTGCCCGGACGCTGGCCGCGCAACCCCGATACCCGCCATGCGGCCTCAGCCGGCGAATATCTGGCCAAGCTGCATAAGGTGGGGGCGGATTTTGCGCAAACGCGCGAAAATTCGATGGGGATTAGCGCATGGCCGCACCTGATCGCGCGCTGTGAACCCAAGGCCGGTCAGTCGGCGCGGGCGATGGCCATCTTAGAGGATTTCCGTCAGGAACTGGAGTTCTTGAACGGGGCGTGGCCCAAACCCGGTGTGCTGGAAAGCGGTGCGATCCATGCCGATTATTTCACTGACAATGTGCTGATGGACGATGATGGCAATGTCACCGGGGTCATCGACTATTACTATGCCTGCACCGATTTCTACGCCTATGATCTGGCGGTCAGTCTTAATGCCTGGGGCTTTACGCCGGGCGGGCAGGCCATGCCGGAGATGATTTCGGCCTTCGCCAAGGCCTATCATGCTGAGCGGCCCTTGAGCGATGCCGAGGTTGAGGCCCTGCCGCTGTTTGCGCGTGGATCAGCGGTGCGCTTTACCCTGACGCGGCTCTATGACCTGCTCAACCACGACCCGTCATGGGTGGTTAAGCCCAAGGACCCGGAAGCCTTTTACCGCCGTCTGGATTACCACCGGGCGGTCAAGGATGGTTGGGTGTATTTCGTATAA